CAGCTTGTAACCACTTCTGATAAGAAACAACCTCGCCCTCAGCTAGCATTTCGGTCATTTTCTGTTTTAGCGCGGCTTTTTGTTCTGCAGTTAATGCCAGTGGAGAGGTAGATTTATCCACCTTCAATAGCGCAACACCACCATCCGGCAGATCCGTCACCACAAATGAAGATTTTCCAGCAACCAACGGCGTTCCAAACACCGCTTTCAGCGCCTTATCATCTAACCCCTTACCATCCATTCGGTTAATCGATTGAACAGCAGACCACGTTAATTGAGCAGGCTTAGCCGCTTTGAGAGAAGCCAATTGTGCATTCGCGTCTTGCTTAGCCAATGCCAACGCTTTTTGCTTCAATAAAATCTCTTTAATTTGCGCAGAAGCTTCTTGCAACGGCTTCAAACGAGCTTTCTCATGTGCGGTAACACGCGCAGCTAACAAACGCCCCTGTCCAAGCTCAACGACTTCTGTGTTGTAGCCTTTTGAGATCACGTCCGCTTGAAACACCGCATCACGTACTTCCGCCTTGTTTAGGACTTCATCAACTGCTTTTGACTTATCTAGCCAATCACTATGTGCAATCGCAATCGCAAACTTAGTTGCTGCAGGCTGCAAAGATTTAGCCTCTTCATTCACTAAGTTCTTGAAGGTTTCGCTATCACGGTTTAACTTCGCACTTGCTTCTTTTAGCTTCAAATCAGATTCAATAGCAGCTTTAGCAGCCACAGGGTCACCAACCTTGATGTCGGTCACCTGGATGATGTGGAATCCGAACTCAGATTTTACAACACCACTAATCTGACCTTTATTTAGTGCATAAGCCGCATCAGAAAATGGCTTAACCATTTTATCTGAAGTAATTAAACCTAAATCGCCACCTTGCTGCGCACTACCTGTGTCATCCGATGCACGTTTCGCCACGTCAGCAAATGAATCTGGCTTCGCCTTTACTTCAGCCAACAGTTTTTCAGCCTTTGCTTTAGCTGCTGCCACATCTGCTGGTTTTGCCCCTTGAGGAACAGCAACTAAAATATGTCTTACTTGACGCTCTTCATATTTAGATTTTGTCTTTTCATAAATCGCATTTACCTCTTCAGGCTTTACCTGAATGCCCGCAGCCAATGTTTCAGGAGAAAACAGCACGTAATCAACTTTCACACGCTCTGGCACATTAAACTGTGATTTTTGCTTGTCGTAGTACGCTTTAATTTCCGCGTCGCTGACTGAAGCCTTGGCTAGATAGGCGCTAGGCTGAAATGGCACAACAGATACATCACGCTGTTCACTCATTAAATTCACGATGCTATCAAGCTGCGTTTTGCTAATAATGGTAGAAGTAGCAATTGGGCCTAGTAAGTTTGAAACAGCCAATTGTTTTCTGGTGCTATCTTCAAATGCTTCGGCGGTTAAATTATTGTTCGCGAGCAACTCTTGGTAAGTTTTTTCATCAAACTTACCATTGCGTTGAAACACCTGCATTTGCGCAATGTTATTTCTTAAAGCACTATCCGTTGCAGTTAAATACAAACTGCCTGCTTGCTTATCTAACATCTTCTGGATAATCAAACGTTGTAATGCCGTATTTTTTTCTTCAGCACTGGCATTCTGACTATTCAGAGATTTCTCTAGTTCTTGCAAATCGATTTTAGCGCCGTCTACAGTGG
The Leeia speluncae genome window above contains:
- a CDS encoding SurA N-terminal domain-containing protein, with translation MFDFVQKNQVLIKVLLGGIALTFVGFGVSSYNSVSDTTVATVDGAKIDLQELEKSLNSQNASAEEKNTALQRLIIQKMLDKQAGSLYLTATDSALRNNIAQMQVFQRNGKFDEKTYQELLANNNLTAEAFEDSTRKQLAVSNLLGPIATSTIISKTQLDSIVNLMSEQRDVSVVPFQPSAYLAKASVSDAEIKAYYDKQKSQFNVPERVKVDYVLFSPETLAAGIQVKPEEVNAIYEKTKSKYEERQVRHILVAVPQGAKPADVAAAKAKAEKLLAEVKAKPDSFADVAKRASDDTGSAQQGGDLGLITSDKMVKPFSDAAYALNKGQISGVVKSEFGFHIIQVTDIKVGDPVAAKAAIESDLKLKEASAKLNRDSETFKNLVNEEAKSLQPAATKFAIAIAHSDWLDKSKAVDEVLNKAEVRDAVFQADVISKGYNTEVVELGQGRLLAARVTAHEKARLKPLQEASAQIKEILLKQKALALAKQDANAQLASLKAAKPAQLTWSAVQSINRMDGKGLDDKALKAVFGTPLVAGKSSFVVTDLPDGGVALLKVDKSTSPLALTAEQKAALKQKMTEMLAEGEVVSYQKWLQAEMPVKVYPKLLGAAAQQ